The following are from one region of the Cystobacter fuscus DSM 2262 genome:
- a CDS encoding PH domain-containing protein, whose amino-acid sequence MGAATLLWLGVLLYLLRFDGVPVQTFLSALFFVLFFAVSVTYYGRTRIVVDAGGITYRGMVRTRRFSFSDIRKVDVLPGPVTVYAVRGSRGLVHFTSLFSHHQRLARLLIERAGLSPLHA is encoded by the coding sequence ATGGGCGCCGCGACGCTGCTCTGGCTGGGGGTGTTGCTCTACCTCCTGCGCTTCGACGGGGTCCCGGTACAGACGTTCCTGTCCGCGCTCTTCTTCGTCCTCTTCTTCGCGGTGTCGGTGACCTACTACGGGCGCACCCGCATCGTCGTGGACGCGGGCGGCATCACGTACCGGGGCATGGTGCGCACCCGCCGCTTCTCCTTCTCGGACATCCGCAAGGTGGATGTGCTGCCCGGTCCGGTCACCGTGTACGCGGTGCGCGGCAGCCGGGGCCTCGTGCACTTCACCAGCCTCTTCTCGCACCACCAGCGCCTGGCGCGGCTGCTCATCGAGCGGGCCGGTCTCTCGCCGCTGCACGCCTGA
- a CDS encoding UvrD-helicase domain-containing protein, protein MSDALALALEKNLALLAGAGAGKTYSLVTMTLHLLAGAREGFTPLRPARLGMVTFTDKAAAEMRARVRARLDVLVQEEPKVSQEPELRASLERLGLPFPSRDTWRSLREELGSASIGTFHSMCGQILRRAPPGSGVDASFDVLDELEARSLVLDVCERVVLDALESSDTLVRELCAEMTFSGSDFTEGLVSSLAELYGKLREEGLPAARARVSDPGEARESFDALVEKCLELCGTVREHDAKGEWRGLREKLERALTGLTPENVFAPERLFALKAAFNEDGRDVRRLKKEPGNSMKELYWSFFGKSDGTVLTLEDVAAACRTVPFESTFRALLEQVETRHAEELSRRNALDFTSLLVKTRDLLRELPDFRRQMQERFGALMVDEFQDTNRLQLELVLLLAEKREEGPRAVTPEDDLVAALPLEPAFLCVVGDRKQSIYEFRGADVSVFEVLARKIEQEGGVRDFLQHNRRSVPPLLDFFNQAFAGVLVPGEGGARPYEVVYSPEGDDLLAVRPAPVAAPVVERLLVEDESLTTTGELRLEEADALARRLKLLLAPGAPPLIAVTKEGTEVRPLRGGDVAMLFRTFNHLEVYRQALIRHGIPHRVLRGRGFYGAQEVLDLASLLSLLADSEDTLAFAAVLRSPLVGLSDASLFRLAGPEGLSLPAVEKAGASLLEALPEGERARLERFLAALPALRRERDRLGVRALLLATLELTGFREALAATPYAEQASANVEKLLALAGRRDERGTGGCVTFARELQRLVHEEPTEAQADLLEAGDPRAVQLLTIHRAKGLEWPVVVVPALGGSRRSNSGGRVLFERARGLALRPWLPPELLDRVDTKFRSPRFDAVKAEIKRRETAEYRRLLYVALTRAQDRLLLSGGEERNAADSWWCLLGARLEEDSRLRGLVEDLDARTLPEPPEVDLSEEVDEAEQEARVETAWQRVHARRDATVPESVTVEAGAVQDFIACPRRYHYVHRLGLRADGVAWEAPPRQSALYVERDSWGAPAPSVPDRVLALVRKVDFRLAGTPAAERRSRLEALAREVGWAVEEEGVEEALSTLTRFLDTACAQELAAVPGARVHRALPFVLDLPGVAPTALEGELDLLWETPEGEARGVVFLPAGRSPRGLEAHADFLAAVALAARRLIREDVPLWVGAVFLGGEVLEPEFSSEEANLQLPAERLRDAARALVEADVRGRWPGRDAPVCAGLACGYIAHCHPDAPARSNSVTDRAEAC, encoded by the coding sequence ATGAGTGACGCGCTCGCGTTGGCGTTGGAGAAGAACCTCGCGCTGCTCGCGGGCGCGGGAGCGGGCAAGACGTACAGCCTGGTGACGATGACGTTGCACCTGCTGGCCGGGGCGCGCGAGGGCTTCACGCCCTTGAGGCCCGCGCGCCTGGGGATGGTGACGTTCACCGACAAGGCCGCCGCGGAGATGCGTGCCCGCGTCCGCGCGCGCCTGGATGTGCTCGTCCAGGAGGAGCCCAAGGTCTCGCAGGAGCCCGAGCTGCGCGCCTCGCTCGAGCGCCTGGGTCTGCCCTTTCCCTCGCGCGACACGTGGCGTTCGCTGCGCGAGGAGCTGGGCTCGGCCTCGATTGGCACCTTCCACTCGATGTGCGGGCAGATCCTGCGCCGTGCGCCCCCGGGCTCGGGCGTGGATGCCTCCTTCGACGTGCTCGATGAGCTGGAGGCGCGCTCGCTCGTGCTGGACGTGTGCGAGCGCGTGGTGCTGGATGCGCTGGAGTCCAGTGACACGCTCGTGCGCGAGCTGTGCGCGGAGATGACCTTCTCGGGATCCGACTTCACCGAGGGCCTGGTGTCCTCGCTGGCGGAGCTCTACGGGAAGTTGCGCGAGGAGGGCCTGCCCGCGGCCCGGGCGCGCGTGTCCGACCCCGGCGAGGCCCGGGAGTCCTTCGATGCCCTCGTCGAGAAGTGCCTCGAGCTGTGCGGCACCGTGCGCGAGCATGACGCCAAGGGGGAGTGGCGGGGACTGCGCGAGAAGCTCGAGCGCGCGCTCACGGGGCTCACCCCGGAGAATGTCTTCGCGCCCGAGCGGTTGTTCGCGCTCAAGGCGGCCTTCAATGAGGATGGCCGCGACGTGCGCCGGCTCAAGAAGGAGCCCGGCAACTCGATGAAGGAGCTGTACTGGTCCTTCTTCGGCAAGAGCGACGGCACGGTGTTGACGCTGGAGGACGTCGCCGCGGCGTGCCGCACGGTGCCTTTCGAGAGCACGTTCCGCGCGCTGCTCGAGCAGGTGGAGACGCGTCACGCGGAGGAACTCTCCCGGCGCAACGCCCTGGACTTCACCTCCCTGTTGGTGAAGACGCGGGACTTGCTGAGGGAGCTGCCCGACTTCCGCCGGCAGATGCAGGAGCGCTTCGGGGCGCTGATGGTGGACGAGTTCCAGGACACCAACCGCTTGCAGTTGGAGCTGGTGCTGCTCCTGGCCGAGAAGCGCGAGGAGGGTCCCCGGGCGGTGACACCCGAGGACGATCTGGTGGCCGCGCTGCCACTGGAGCCCGCCTTCCTGTGCGTGGTGGGAGACCGCAAGCAATCCATCTACGAGTTCCGCGGCGCGGACGTGTCCGTGTTCGAGGTGCTGGCGCGGAAGATCGAGCAGGAGGGCGGCGTGCGCGACTTCCTCCAGCACAACCGGCGCTCGGTGCCGCCGCTGCTCGACTTCTTCAACCAGGCGTTCGCGGGCGTGCTGGTGCCGGGCGAGGGTGGGGCGCGTCCCTACGAGGTGGTGTATTCGCCCGAGGGGGATGATCTGCTCGCGGTGCGTCCGGCCCCCGTGGCCGCGCCGGTGGTGGAGCGGCTGCTCGTGGAGGACGAGAGCCTCACCACCACGGGCGAGCTGCGCCTGGAGGAGGCGGACGCGCTGGCCAGGCGGTTGAAGCTCCTGCTGGCCCCGGGCGCTCCGCCGCTCATCGCGGTGACCAAGGAGGGCACGGAGGTGCGTCCCCTGCGCGGGGGAGATGTGGCCATGCTCTTCCGGACCTTCAATCACCTGGAGGTGTACCGGCAGGCGCTCATTCGCCACGGCATTCCCCACCGTGTTCTGCGCGGCCGTGGCTTCTATGGCGCACAGGAGGTGCTGGATCTGGCCTCGTTGCTGTCGCTGCTCGCGGACTCCGAGGACACGCTGGCCTTCGCGGCGGTGCTGCGCTCCCCATTGGTGGGGCTGTCGGACGCCTCGCTCTTCCGCCTGGCCGGGCCCGAGGGCTTGTCCCTGCCCGCCGTGGAGAAGGCGGGCGCCTCGCTCCTCGAGGCTCTTCCGGAGGGGGAACGCGCGCGGCTCGAGCGCTTCCTCGCGGCGCTGCCCGCGCTGCGGCGCGAGCGGGATCGGCTCGGCGTGCGGGCCCTGCTCCTGGCCACGCTGGAGCTGACGGGCTTTCGCGAGGCGCTGGCGGCCACGCCCTACGCGGAGCAGGCGAGCGCCAACGTGGAGAAGCTGCTCGCGCTGGCGGGCCGGCGCGACGAGCGGGGCACGGGTGGTTGCGTGACGTTCGCGCGCGAGCTGCAACGCCTCGTCCACGAGGAGCCCACCGAGGCCCAGGCGGATCTGCTCGAGGCGGGAGACCCGCGCGCGGTGCAACTGCTCACCATCCACCGCGCCAAGGGGTTGGAGTGGCCGGTGGTGGTGGTGCCCGCCCTCGGTGGCTCGCGGCGCTCCAACAGTGGAGGCCGGGTGCTCTTCGAGCGCGCACGAGGCCTCGCCCTGCGGCCCTGGCTGCCGCCGGAGCTGCTCGACCGCGTGGACACGAAGTTCCGCTCGCCCCGCTTCGACGCGGTGAAGGCGGAGATCAAGCGCCGGGAGACGGCCGAGTACCGGCGTCTGCTGTACGTCGCGCTCACGCGTGCCCAGGATCGGCTCCTGCTGTCGGGCGGCGAGGAGCGCAACGCCGCGGACTCGTGGTGGTGCCTGCTCGGCGCGCGGCTCGAGGAAGATTCCCGGCTGCGAGGCCTGGTCGAGGATCTGGACGCGAGGACGCTGCCGGAGCCGCCCGAGGTGGACCTCTCCGAGGAAGTGGACGAGGCCGAGCAGGAGGCCCGGGTCGAGACGGCGTGGCAGCGGGTGCACGCGCGCCGGGACGCCACCGTCCCGGAGTCCGTGACGGTGGAGGCGGGAGCGGTGCAGGACTTCATCGCCTGTCCGCGCCGCTACCACTACGTGCACCGGCTCGGCCTGCGCGCCGATGGAGTCGCCTGGGAGGCGCCGCCCCGCCAGTCCGCGCTCTACGTCGAGCGGGACTCCTGGGGCGCACCGGCCCCGAGCGTTCCGGACCGGGTGCTGGCGCTCGTGCGGAAGGTGGACTTCCGCCTGGCGGGGACGCCCGCTGCGGAGCGGCGCTCGCGCCTGGAAGCCTTGGCCCGGGAGGTGGGCTGGGCGGTGGAGGAGGAGGGCGTGGAGGAGGCGCTCTCCACCCTGACGCGCTTCCTGGACACCGCGTGTGCCCAGGAGCTGGCGGCCGTCCCCGGAGCGCGGGTGCATCGCGCGCTGCCCTTCGTCCTGGACCTGCCGGGAGTCGCGCCCACGGCCCTCGAGGGGGAGTTGGACCTGCTCTGGGAGACCCCGGAGGGTGAGGCCCGGGGCGTAGTGTTCCTACCGGCCGGTAGGTCTCCCCGGGGACTCGAGGCGCATGCGGACTTCCTGGCGGCCGTGGCCTTGGCGGCCCGGCGGCTCATCCGCGAGGACGTCCCGCTGTGGGTCGGGGCCGTCTTCCTGGGCGGGGAGGTATTGGAGCCGGAGTTTTCCTCGGAAGAAGCAAACCTACAGCTCCCCGCCGAGCGCTTGAGGGACGCGGCCCGGGCCCTGGTCGAGGCGGATGTCCGAGGGCGCTGGCCCGGACGAGACGCCCCGGTGTGCGCGGGGCTGGCCTGTGGCTATATCGCACACTGCCACCCGGACGCCCCGGCGCGCTCCAACTCGGTGACGGACCGTGCGGAAGCGTGCTAA
- a CDS encoding PD-(D/E)XK nuclease family protein, giving the protein MSDPRRPLQVFPDAARRQAALRAARRDSGVVRGDLFLDWVGFLDALGGVRELGRRPCPPLAARTVVASLAQGLGPTPLGDFVHEPAFARAALEVLLDLKAGRLSPRELQDALEVLPPERRDRVRTIALLHHAYERKMAELGLADREDGVRGAREALERGAWPEAWADVGEIVLRGVYDVRPSTLELLLALAAACESRRVGLRVETPVGGSPVADAALAALFRAFENRGEVLSHVDLFKADVSFESRPMSELGRHLFSPRAPKDALVGAVEGLSLWSAATARDEARLIARDVRRLVSEGVPPGHIAVAWRDLSHEAHWVAEALGELDVPVRLPWGEPLVLTGPVRLALDLPLLVEDGFPAERVADVLSSRYAPRLSAGAPEAPATLLSLAAVRDDRLGASRGKGAYDVRLDALARRLTPLPDQVRPKEQRRAHEVRVLRERCLKLIEACRLIPEQGRASELLTAWWQVVRRLGLLDSEGTPETPAEEGLGALAVEARARDDAARRALVARVRELERMLAAVGGGPRLRRRTFGRWLADAMRDVHLPPRGSAVGAVEVLEVGELEGRTFAHVFLGGLAEGRFPGHEVPNPLLGDSERHALNKHLGRDVFRLTGGEFEDRAPWRLTEDRLLFASVLVAAEHTVSLSFSVAGPGGQEQAPSSFLEEVRRLTGATWPLRSLPAIAPLDEALTPAELRQRVVLESLAMERLRVSEPDPARAVLRERFSHTPWFQAAREMMQVEIERLHFFGGGVQDAGRYTGAVGAPDLGESLREAFRFSAERPLSASSIARFSNCGFQGFLAYGLKVPEPERPGEEFDSRGQGVFWHRVLEEFFKRLKERELLGRGFNELPEALLDAVLDEVQEHFEKHHYVGHPALWRLARERAKNMVRRVLLDERRGLPFERLEPSGFELRFGPKNPAEGWSAVTLQLGEDVIHFEGTIDRLDMAGGEVGVIDYKSGHLSRSELRNKLLDASDFQLPLYLYAARASGHQGTRHAAWFSLKTGKAILLSEVLADKKQELSLDLDELLSTEPDVRQRLAAEQKPNLANAVESLVRRVRAGQFAMRPKDCGRCGYQAVCRITERRIVGEEGAHE; this is encoded by the coding sequence ATGTCCGACCCCCGTCGTCCCCTCCAGGTCTTCCCCGATGCCGCACGCCGTCAAGCCGCCCTGCGCGCGGCCCGGCGGGACTCGGGAGTCGTGCGCGGAGACCTCTTCCTCGACTGGGTGGGGTTCCTCGACGCGCTCGGTGGCGTGCGAGAGCTGGGTCGGCGCCCGTGCCCGCCCTTGGCGGCGCGCACCGTGGTGGCCTCGCTCGCGCAGGGCCTGGGCCCCACGCCCCTGGGCGACTTCGTCCATGAGCCCGCCTTCGCCCGCGCCGCGCTCGAGGTGCTGTTGGATCTCAAGGCCGGGCGGCTGTCCCCTCGGGAGCTACAGGACGCGCTGGAGGTGCTTCCCCCCGAGCGGCGCGACCGCGTCCGGACGATCGCCCTGCTGCACCATGCCTACGAGCGGAAGATGGCGGAGCTGGGCCTCGCCGATCGTGAGGACGGCGTGCGAGGGGCCCGCGAGGCGCTGGAGCGCGGCGCGTGGCCCGAGGCCTGGGCCGACGTGGGAGAGATCGTGTTGCGCGGTGTCTACGATGTCCGGCCCTCGACGCTGGAGCTGCTGCTGGCCCTGGCGGCGGCGTGTGAGTCGCGCCGGGTGGGCCTGCGCGTGGAGACGCCGGTGGGTGGCTCTCCCGTGGCGGACGCGGCCCTGGCCGCCCTCTTCCGCGCCTTCGAGAACCGCGGCGAGGTGCTCTCACACGTGGACCTCTTCAAGGCGGACGTCTCCTTCGAGTCCCGTCCGATGAGCGAGCTGGGCCGTCATCTCTTCTCGCCCCGGGCCCCCAAGGACGCGCTCGTGGGCGCGGTGGAGGGCCTGAGCCTGTGGAGCGCGGCGACGGCGCGGGACGAGGCCCGGCTCATCGCCCGGGACGTGCGCCGCCTCGTGTCGGAGGGCGTGCCTCCGGGACACATCGCCGTGGCCTGGCGCGACTTGAGCCACGAGGCGCATTGGGTGGCGGAGGCCCTGGGCGAGCTGGACGTTCCCGTGCGCCTGCCCTGGGGCGAGCCGCTCGTGCTGACCGGGCCCGTGCGGCTGGCGTTGGATCTGCCCCTGCTGGTGGAGGATGGCTTCCCCGCCGAGCGCGTGGCGGACGTGCTCTCCAGCCGCTACGCGCCCCGGCTCTCCGCGGGCGCGCCCGAGGCCCCCGCGACGCTCCTGTCGCTCGCGGCCGTGCGCGATGATCGGCTGGGCGCCTCGCGTGGCAAGGGCGCGTATGACGTCCGCCTGGACGCCCTGGCGAGGCGGTTGACGCCGCTTCCGGATCAGGTGCGGCCCAAGGAGCAGCGCCGCGCCCACGAGGTCCGGGTGCTGCGCGAGCGGTGTCTCAAGTTGATCGAGGCCTGCCGCCTCATTCCGGAGCAGGGCCGTGCCTCGGAGCTGCTCACGGCGTGGTGGCAGGTGGTGCGGCGCCTGGGGTTGTTGGACTCGGAGGGCACGCCGGAGACTCCCGCCGAGGAGGGGCTGGGCGCGCTCGCGGTGGAGGCCCGAGCCCGGGACGACGCGGCGCGCAGGGCGCTCGTGGCGCGCGTGCGCGAGCTGGAGCGGATGCTCGCGGCGGTGGGCGGAGGTCCCCGGTTGCGCCGGCGCACCTTCGGCCGTTGGCTCGCGGACGCGATGCGCGACGTGCACCTGCCGCCCCGGGGCTCGGCGGTGGGGGCCGTGGAGGTGCTGGAGGTGGGCGAGCTGGAGGGCCGCACCTTCGCGCATGTCTTCCTCGGCGGGCTGGCCGAGGGCCGCTTTCCGGGCCACGAGGTGCCCAACCCGTTGCTCGGAGACTCCGAGCGCCATGCGCTCAACAAGCACCTGGGCCGCGACGTCTTCCGCCTCACCGGTGGCGAGTTCGAGGACCGCGCGCCCTGGCGGCTCACCGAGGACCGGCTCCTGTTCGCCAGCGTCCTGGTGGCCGCCGAGCACACGGTGAGTCTGTCCTTCTCGGTGGCGGGTCCGGGCGGGCAGGAGCAGGCGCCGTCCTCGTTCCTGGAGGAGGTGCGGCGCCTGACGGGAGCCACGTGGCCGTTGCGCTCGCTGCCGGCCATCGCGCCGCTGGACGAGGCGCTCACCCCGGCGGAGCTGCGCCAGCGCGTGGTGCTGGAGTCGCTCGCGATGGAGCGGCTGCGCGTCTCGGAGCCGGATCCCGCCCGCGCGGTGCTGCGCGAGCGCTTCTCGCACACGCCCTGGTTCCAGGCGGCCCGGGAGATGATGCAGGTGGAGATCGAGCGCCTGCATTTCTTCGGGGGTGGGGTCCAGGACGCGGGCCGCTACACCGGCGCCGTGGGGGCTCCGGACCTGGGCGAGTCGCTTCGCGAGGCGTTCCGCTTCAGTGCCGAGCGGCCCCTGTCCGCCTCGTCGATCGCGCGCTTCAGCAACTGTGGCTTCCAGGGCTTCCTGGCGTATGGGCTCAAGGTGCCCGAGCCGGAGCGGCCCGGGGAGGAGTTCGACAGCCGGGGGCAGGGCGTCTTCTGGCACCGGGTGCTGGAGGAGTTCTTCAAGCGGCTCAAGGAGCGCGAGCTGCTCGGGCGGGGGTTCAACGAGCTGCCGGAGGCGCTGTTGGACGCGGTGCTCGACGAGGTGCAGGAGCACTTCGAGAAACACCACTACGTGGGCCACCCCGCGCTGTGGCGCCTGGCGCGCGAGCGGGCGAAGAACATGGTGCGCCGCGTGCTCCTGGACGAGCGGCGCGGTCTGCCCTTCGAGCGGCTGGAGCCCTCGGGCTTCGAGCTGCGCTTCGGGCCGAAGAATCCGGCGGAGGGGTGGAGCGCGGTCACCCTCCAGCTCGGCGAGGACGTCATCCACTTCGAGGGAACCATCGATCGCCTGGACATGGCCGGGGGCGAGGTGGGCGTCATCGACTACAAGTCCGGCCACCTGTCGCGCTCGGAGCTGCGCAACAAGCTGCTGGACGCCTCGGACTTCCAGCTCCCGTTGTACCTGTACGCGGCGCGGGCCAGTGGGCACCAGGGCACGCGGCACGCCGCCTGGTTCTCGTTGAAGACGGGCAAGGCGATCCTCCTGTCGGAGGTGCTCGCGGACAAGAAGCAGGAGCTGTCGTTGGATCTGGACGAGCTGCTGTCCACCGAGCCCGACGTGCGCCAGCGGCTGGCGGCGGAGCAGAAGCCCAACCTGGCCAACGCGGTGGAGTCGCTGGTGCGCCGTGTGAGGGCGGGACAGTTCGCCATGCGGCCCAAGGACTGCGGGCGCTGTGGCTACCAGGCCGTCTGCCGCATCACCGAGCGGCGGATCGTGGGCGAGGAGGGTGCCCATGAGTGA
- a CDS encoding phosphatase PAP2 family protein, producing MPSALCFLALASLVASSPVPDAALPGARQAADAPTVRALDVNWTRDGLITGVSGALWITSEAFLKNQLAPNTCRWCDRSPDGQDALNGVDRWGRGMAGKTEAGRKTWDTWSNVTGFGVLPVGVLGAQYLLASGSGASARYYAEDAMTIVETAAVAALANQVVKFAVGRERPFVHVLPEDQKGLGHNPSDNNLSFYSGHTSLAFSLVAAAGTVSGMRGYRNNWLIWAVGVPAAASVGLMRMGADKHYLTDVLVGAAAGTVFGVGVPLLLHGRAASDNGGPAPQSGMSMRMSGNPGGVMLSGQF from the coding sequence ATGCCCTCTGCCCTCTGTTTTCTAGCACTCGCTTCCCTGGTTGCCTCCTCTCCCGTTCCAGACGCCGCGCTTCCCGGGGCGCGCCAGGCGGCGGACGCACCCACGGTGCGGGCGCTCGACGTCAACTGGACGCGGGACGGGCTCATCACGGGCGTGAGTGGCGCGCTGTGGATCACCAGCGAGGCCTTCCTCAAGAACCAACTGGCCCCGAACACCTGCCGGTGGTGCGACCGCTCTCCGGACGGCCAGGACGCCCTCAATGGGGTGGATCGCTGGGGCCGGGGCATGGCGGGGAAGACCGAGGCGGGACGCAAGACGTGGGACACCTGGAGCAACGTGACCGGCTTCGGCGTGCTGCCGGTGGGGGTGCTGGGCGCGCAGTACCTGCTGGCGTCCGGGAGCGGAGCGTCGGCGCGGTACTACGCGGAGGACGCGATGACGATCGTGGAGACGGCGGCGGTGGCGGCGCTGGCCAACCAGGTGGTGAAGTTCGCCGTGGGCCGCGAGCGCCCCTTCGTGCACGTGCTGCCGGAGGACCAGAAGGGCCTCGGCCACAACCCGAGCGACAACAACCTGTCCTTCTACAGCGGCCACACGAGCCTGGCGTTCTCGCTCGTGGCGGCGGCGGGCACGGTGTCCGGGATGCGCGGCTACCGCAACAACTGGCTCATCTGGGCGGTGGGCGTGCCCGCGGCGGCGTCGGTGGGGCTGATGCGCATGGGGGCGGACAAGCACTACCTCACGGACGTGCTGGTGGGCGCCGCGGCGGGCACTGTCTTCGGCGTGGGCGTGCCCCTGCTGCTGCATGGACGCGCCGCCAGTGACAATGGCGGCCCGGCACCACAGTCGGGCATGTCGATGCGGATGTCGGGCAACCCCGGTGGCGTGATGTTGTCCGGACAGTTCTAG
- a CDS encoding adenylosuccinate synthase — translation MPNVVVIGAQWGDEGKGKVVDLLTEHAQVVVRFQGGNNAGHTLVVGGQKTVLHLIPSGILHQGKTCVIGNGVVLDPAVLVREIDTLKERGFLKDDAHLIISDNAHVIFPWHKLLDSTREKALGVGAIGTTGRGIGPAYEDKVARRGIRVRDLLNPERLRKRIDERLPGIREELRELCAAASETPPELDANKVQADFTVLGERLRPYVGDVSLYLSGQVQRGARILFEGAQGTLLDVDHGTYPFVTSSNCVAGNAAVGSGLGPTAIDRVMGISKAYTTRVGGGPFPTELTDELGDRLRKVGDEFGATTGRPRRCGWLDGVVLRYAVRVNGLYGLALTKLDVLSGMKSLQICNAYEMDGKRITELPGDYEDLARVKPLYETLPGWDDKLAGVRTFDELPENAKRYVRRVEEICGVPVTCISVGADRGETVLLQNPFRS, via the coding sequence ATGCCGAACGTCGTCGTCATTGGTGCGCAGTGGGGAGATGAGGGCAAGGGCAAGGTCGTGGACCTGCTCACGGAGCATGCCCAGGTGGTCGTGCGCTTCCAGGGAGGCAACAACGCGGGCCATACCCTGGTGGTGGGTGGCCAGAAGACGGTGTTGCATCTCATTCCCTCGGGCATCCTCCATCAGGGGAAGACCTGCGTCATCGGCAACGGCGTGGTGTTGGATCCCGCCGTCCTGGTGAGGGAGATCGACACCCTCAAGGAGCGCGGCTTCCTCAAGGATGACGCGCACCTGATCATCTCGGACAACGCCCACGTCATCTTCCCCTGGCACAAGCTGCTGGACTCGACCCGGGAGAAGGCGCTGGGCGTGGGCGCCATCGGCACGACGGGGCGTGGCATCGGCCCGGCCTACGAGGACAAGGTGGCGCGCCGCGGCATCCGCGTGAGGGATCTGCTCAACCCGGAGCGGTTGCGCAAGCGCATCGACGAGCGGCTGCCCGGCATCCGTGAGGAGCTGCGCGAGCTGTGCGCCGCAGCCAGCGAGACGCCTCCCGAGCTGGACGCCAACAAGGTGCAGGCGGACTTCACCGTGCTGGGCGAGCGGCTGCGGCCCTACGTGGGCGACGTGTCGCTCTACCTGTCGGGCCAGGTGCAGCGCGGGGCGCGCATCCTCTTCGAGGGCGCCCAGGGCACGCTGCTGGACGTGGACCACGGCACCTATCCCTTCGTCACCAGCTCCAACTGCGTGGCGGGCAACGCCGCGGTGGGCTCGGGCCTGGGCCCCACGGCGATTGATCGGGTGATGGGCATCAGCAAGGCGTACACCACGCGCGTGGGCGGTGGTCCGTTCCCCACGGAGCTCACGGACGAGCTGGGAGATCGGCTGCGCAAGGTGGGTGACGAGTTCGGCGCCACCACGGGCCGTCCGCGCCGCTGCGGCTGGCTCGACGGCGTGGTGCTGCGCTACGCGGTGCGCGTCAACGGCCTGTATGGCCTGGCGCTCACGAAGCTGGACGTGCTCTCCGGCATGAAGTCGCTGCAGATCTGCAACGCCTACGAGATGGACGGCAAGCGCATCACCGAGCTGCCCGGGGACTACGAGGACTTGGCGCGCGTCAAGCCCCTCTACGAGACGCTGCCGGGCTGGGACGACAAGCTCGCCGGGGTGCGCACCTTCGACGAGCTGCCCGAGAACGCCAAGCGCTACGTGCGCCGCGTGGAGGAGATCTGCGGCGTGCCCGTCACCTGCATCTCCGTGGGCGCCGATCGCGGCGAGACCGTGTTGCTGCAAAACCCCTTCCGGAGCTGA
- a CDS encoding FHA domain-containing protein: MHFEFEHLGTPTAFELPEGVHLLGGGEDDHVRLEGLPPGLLTLRIEGPRLMVEARRTFTVAGVMVPPRVARLVLPGEEVGLPEGMSLKLLAPGADTERQVGTVAVLKHLLGDMEESLVSRAASLQCLTGADVGRCFALAEARMELGRSLEVAVRLRDIAVSRRHACIRQQEGAFLLEDQDSPNGVYLNGKRVEAPQALQDGDIIELGRTLLRFQAPAAEPIAQPPPEEQAAPTPEPERPCEQREHAPVRSRGRWDAGLLVLGAGLALVGLLATYVLTG; this comes from the coding sequence ATGCACTTCGAATTCGAGCACCTGGGCACCCCGACCGCCTTCGAGCTTCCCGAGGGGGTGCACCTGCTGGGAGGCGGCGAGGACGATCATGTCCGCCTCGAAGGACTGCCGCCCGGCTTGCTGACGCTGCGCATCGAAGGGCCCCGGTTGATGGTGGAGGCCCGTCGCACCTTCACCGTGGCGGGGGTGATGGTGCCCCCGCGGGTGGCGCGGCTGGTGCTGCCCGGCGAGGAGGTGGGCCTGCCCGAGGGAATGAGCCTGAAGCTGCTGGCGCCCGGCGCGGACACCGAGCGGCAGGTGGGCACGGTGGCCGTGCTCAAGCACCTGTTGGGGGACATGGAGGAGTCCCTGGTCTCGCGCGCCGCGTCCCTCCAGTGCCTCACCGGCGCGGACGTGGGCCGCTGCTTCGCCCTCGCGGAGGCCCGGATGGAGCTGGGACGAAGCCTGGAGGTGGCCGTGCGCTTGAGGGACATCGCCGTGTCCCGCCGCCATGCGTGCATCCGCCAGCAGGAGGGCGCCTTCCTCCTGGAGGACCAGGACAGCCCCAACGGCGTCTATCTCAATGGGAAACGCGTGGAGGCCCCCCAGGCGCTCCAGGACGGCGACATCATCGAGCTGGGACGGACCTTGCTGCGCTTCCAGGCCCCGGCGGCCGAGCCCATCGCGCAGCCGCCTCCCGAGGAGCAAGCCGCGCCCACGCCCGAACCCGAGCGCCCATGCGAGCAGCGGGAGCACGCGCCCGTGCGCTCGCGGGGACGCTGGGACGCAGGACTGCTCGTCCTGGGCGCGGGGCTGGCCCTGGTGGGCCTGCTGGCCACCTACGTCCTGACGGGCTGA